A stretch of the Streptomyces sp. NBC_00654 genome encodes the following:
- a CDS encoding aldehyde dehydrogenase family protein yields MTPELNESPVWDGKLYSDGWREGSGEKITVIAPGSGKAVGQVASATRADLDTAVASAKSAQRAWAKASYTQRAAVMMKAAALLAADPARLQDVLVPEAGSALGKAGFEVGLVVSELQECAALASHPNGEILRSVKPRLSLARRVPLGVVGVIAPFNFPAVLAMRSVAPALALGNAVILKPDPRTPVSGGLALAELLAEAGLPDGVLHVLPGGGDLGAALVSHPDVPCISFTGSTAAGRKIGEAAASLLKRVHLELGGNNATLVMPDADVQAAASVGAWGSFLHQGQICMTTGRHLVHRSLADEYVAALCEKAENLRVGDPSDASNALGPLIDTRQRDRVHSVVTEAVAKGATLAAGGAYDGLYYRPTVLTDVTSDNLAWSEEIFGPVAPIQLYDDVDEAIEIINASEYGLSVSILTSNAYAAFELSDRIDSGAVHINDSTVDDEAVAPFGGWKGSGAGGRFGGPNANMETFTETQWVTLQSDIERYPF; encoded by the coding sequence ATGACTCCGGAACTGAACGAGAGCCCGGTCTGGGACGGCAAGCTCTACTCCGACGGGTGGCGGGAGGGCTCGGGCGAGAAGATCACCGTCATCGCACCGGGCTCGGGCAAGGCGGTCGGCCAAGTGGCGAGCGCGACCCGGGCCGACCTTGACACCGCTGTGGCGAGCGCCAAGTCGGCACAGCGAGCCTGGGCCAAGGCTTCCTACACCCAGCGAGCCGCGGTGATGATGAAAGCCGCAGCGCTCCTGGCAGCCGATCCGGCCCGGCTGCAGGATGTCCTGGTCCCCGAGGCGGGTTCCGCGTTGGGCAAAGCCGGCTTCGAGGTGGGGCTGGTGGTCTCCGAACTGCAGGAGTGCGCGGCGCTCGCCTCGCACCCCAACGGCGAGATCCTGCGGTCGGTCAAGCCGCGTCTCTCGCTGGCGCGTCGCGTGCCTCTCGGTGTTGTCGGGGTCATCGCGCCGTTCAACTTTCCGGCGGTTCTTGCGATGCGTTCAGTCGCACCGGCCCTCGCGCTCGGCAATGCCGTGATTCTCAAGCCGGACCCGCGCACCCCCGTTTCCGGTGGCCTCGCGCTCGCCGAGTTGCTCGCCGAGGCCGGCCTGCCCGACGGCGTCTTGCACGTGTTGCCGGGTGGGGGCGACCTCGGGGCGGCGCTCGTGAGCCACCCGGACGTGCCCTGCATCTCCTTCACCGGGTCGACCGCGGCGGGCCGCAAGATCGGCGAGGCCGCTGCGTCCCTGCTCAAGCGGGTGCACCTCGAGCTCGGCGGCAACAACGCGACGCTCGTCATGCCCGACGCCGACGTCCAGGCGGCGGCGTCCGTCGGAGCGTGGGGGTCCTTCCTGCACCAGGGCCAGATCTGCATGACAACCGGACGTCACCTCGTGCACCGTTCCCTGGCCGACGAGTACGTCGCCGCCCTGTGCGAGAAGGCCGAGAACCTGCGCGTCGGTGACCCGTCCGACGCTTCGAACGCGCTCGGCCCGCTCATCGACACCCGGCAGCGCGACCGCGTCCACAGCGTCGTGACCGAGGCCGTGGCCAAGGGCGCAACCCTCGCGGCCGGTGGTGCCTACGACGGCCTCTACTACCGGCCGACGGTGCTCACCGACGTCACATCCGACAACCTTGCCTGGTCGGAGGAGATATTCGGCCCGGTCGCCCCGATCCAGCTCTACGACGACGTCGACGAGGCGATCGAGATCATCAACGCCTCCGAGTACGGCCTGTCGGTGTCGATCCTGACGTCGAACGCGTACGCCGCGTTCGAGCTGTCCGACCGCATCGACTCGGGCGCGGTCCACATCAATGACTCGACCGTCGATGACGAGGCGGTCGCCCCCTTCGGCGGTTGGAAGGGGTCCGGGGCCGGCGGACGGTTCGGGGGGCCGAACGCCAATATGGAGACCTTCACCGAGACACAGTGGGTCACGCTCCAGAGCGACATCGAGCGCTATCCGTTCTGA
- a CDS encoding IclR family transcriptional regulator, translated as MKNKPSYSITSVDHALHLASLLQQEGPVRVTDAAKRLGVSDSTAHRLLAMLVYRDFAEQMPDRRYRAGKVLRPVEMSEAPVVLLRRVALPHLQRLVGETQESANVMVLAGTEVRFIATVECHQILRVGDRVGRSLPAHMASGGKPILAALPPDRLTALYDGVDGIELPRLKRELALVRKRGFAINDQRTETGLTAVGMLIRNPVGEPEAGLSLAMPTARFDRDMLPTLVGAMSAATTRIESDLAAGWSPSSASSAMPGSPNCPSGSGTDDANRSPAR; from the coding sequence GTGAAGAACAAACCGTCGTACTCGATCACTTCCGTGGACCATGCCCTGCACCTCGCCTCCCTGCTCCAGCAGGAGGGCCCGGTGCGGGTGACCGATGCGGCCAAACGCCTCGGTGTCTCTGACTCCACCGCGCACCGGCTGCTCGCGATGCTGGTCTACCGGGACTTCGCAGAGCAGATGCCGGACCGCAGATACCGTGCCGGCAAGGTACTTCGGCCTGTGGAGATGTCCGAGGCACCGGTGGTACTGCTCCGCAGGGTCGCCCTGCCTCATCTGCAGCGCCTGGTGGGCGAGACGCAGGAGTCCGCGAACGTGATGGTGCTCGCGGGGACGGAGGTCCGGTTCATCGCCACCGTCGAATGCCATCAGATCCTCCGTGTCGGCGACCGCGTAGGACGGTCGTTGCCGGCCCATATGGCGTCAGGGGGAAAGCCGATCCTCGCGGCGCTGCCGCCGGACCGGCTGACCGCCTTGTACGACGGTGTGGACGGTATCGAGCTTCCCCGGCTCAAGCGCGAACTCGCTCTCGTCCGCAAGCGCGGCTTCGCCATCAACGACCAGCGCACCGAGACCGGCCTGACCGCCGTGGGCATGCTGATCCGGAACCCGGTCGGCGAGCCCGAGGCGGGCCTGTCGCTCGCCATGCCGACGGCCCGGTTCGACCGGGACATGCTGCCCACCCTGGTGGGGGCCATGTCCGCCGCCACAACAAGGATCGAAAGCGACCTCGCGGCCGGGTGGTCTCCTTCCTCGGCCAGCTCTGCCATGCCCGGCTCGCCGAACTGCCCCAGCGGCTCGGGGACGGACGACGCGAACCGATCGCCGGCGAGGTGA
- a CDS encoding carboxymuconolactone decarboxylase family protein, whose amino-acid sequence MSTVNLGKQHPDTYKSLGALDAQADTAAREAGLDPLLAELVRIRVSQLNGCAFCLRMHTRDALAKGESTDRLAVLAAWWESQYFTAQERAALALAEQVTELNVPERHTWDDGSLTDEQVSAVSWLAIVMNAWNRVAISSHYRVAP is encoded by the coding sequence ATGAGCACCGTGAACCTCGGTAAGCAGCACCCTGACACCTATAAGAGCCTGGGGGCGCTCGACGCCCAGGCCGACACCGCCGCGCGGGAGGCGGGGCTCGATCCTCTGCTCGCCGAGCTGGTGCGAATCCGGGTCTCGCAGCTCAACGGCTGCGCCTTCTGCTTGCGCATGCACACCCGCGACGCCCTCGCCAAGGGCGAGAGCACCGACCGCCTCGCCGTCCTGGCCGCCTGGTGGGAGTCGCAGTACTTCACCGCCCAGGAACGCGCGGCCCTCGCCCTGGCCGAGCAGGTCACCGAACTGAACGTCCCGGAGCGGCACACCTGGGACGACGGTTCCCTCACCGACGAGCAGGTCTCCGCAGTCAGCTGGCTCGCGATCGTCATGAACGCCTGGAATCGGGTCGCCATCAGCAGCCACTATCGGGTCGCCCCCTGA
- a CDS encoding alpha/beta hydrolase: MRRTSAVGLALAACLGTAPTATATAAPAAPKSEARLDRYYDQRLIWGSCANGPGDTMGRDLDRAGVQCAEVTVPLDYAAPRGRTITVAISRLKATDTRHRIGSILLNNGGPGGTALESPPEFHARMKTVGPRYDIVGFDPRFVGRSTPLDCGLPVGTNLFSAGLSRASFERQVVLQKDLADKCRATNASVLPHVSTRNTARDMDVIRGALGEKKISYFGYSYGTYLGTVYTQMFPGRSDRMVLDGAIDPRKFGPQLLKDAVGENEQALADWATWTAARNDTYGLGRTRAQVLATIDRVIRASARGPLTVGTAPESFQLDDTRIPLILVAGLDSDTETSRAALGEQVSELKKAAAGQLTRLSPQFAAILRFTMTAEQSHHGSVQSAVICGDRAAPRDPEVYWRDIERSRAASPRFGPLAGNINPCAFWDRPREEPTEVKHDAKLLIVSATGDPRTPHTGAVALHGLLPSSKLVTLRGANRHAVYGVYENACVDNKVNRYLATGKLPVNDRTCSKQAG; this comes from the coding sequence ATGCGCCGCACCTCGGCCGTGGGGCTCGCCCTCGCCGCCTGCCTCGGCACCGCCCCCACCGCCACGGCAACTGCGGCTCCCGCCGCGCCGAAGTCCGAGGCCCGGCTCGACCGTTACTACGACCAGCGCCTGATCTGGGGCAGCTGCGCCAACGGCCCGGGCGACACCATGGGCCGAGATCTGGACAGGGCGGGCGTGCAGTGCGCGGAGGTCACTGTGCCGCTCGACTACGCCGCCCCCCGGGGCCGTACGATCACGGTCGCGATATCCCGGCTCAAGGCCACGGATACCCGGCACCGCATCGGCTCGATCCTGCTCAACAACGGCGGTCCCGGTGGCACCGCCCTTGAGTCCCCGCCGGAGTTCCACGCGCGGATGAAGACGGTCGGCCCGCGTTACGACATCGTCGGCTTCGACCCGCGCTTCGTCGGCCGCAGCACCCCGCTGGACTGCGGTCTGCCCGTGGGCACCAATCTCTTCTCGGCGGGTCTCAGCCGGGCGAGCTTCGAGCGCCAGGTCGTCCTCCAGAAGGATCTGGCCGACAAGTGCCGTGCCACCAACGCCTCCGTGCTGCCGCACGTCAGCACCCGCAACACGGCCCGAGACATGGACGTCATCCGCGGCGCGCTCGGAGAGAAGAAGATCTCCTACTTCGGCTACTCGTACGGCACCTATCTGGGCACCGTCTACACACAGATGTTTCCCGGCCGCAGCGACCGCATGGTCCTGGACGGTGCCATCGACCCACGCAAGTTCGGCCCCCAGTTGCTCAAGGACGCCGTCGGCGAGAACGAGCAGGCGCTCGCCGACTGGGCGACTTGGACTGCCGCCCGCAATGACACCTATGGCCTCGGCCGCACCCGCGCCCAGGTCCTCGCCACCATCGACCGCGTCATCAGGGCATCCGCGCGTGGCCCGCTGACCGTCGGTACCGCCCCGGAGAGCTTCCAGCTCGACGACACCCGGATCCCGTTGATCCTGGTCGCCGGACTCGACAGCGACACCGAAACGTCCCGCGCGGCCCTCGGCGAGCAGGTGTCCGAGCTGAAGAAGGCCGCGGCCGGGCAGCTGACCCGGCTGTCACCGCAGTTCGCCGCGATTCTGCGGTTCACGATGACCGCCGAACAGTCGCACCACGGCAGCGTGCAGTCCGCGGTCATCTGCGGAGACCGGGCGGCCCCGCGCGACCCCGAGGTCTACTGGCGGGACATCGAGCGCAGCCGTGCCGCGTCCCCGCGCTTCGGCCCGCTGGCCGGCAACATCAACCCGTGCGCTTTCTGGGACCGGCCCCGCGAGGAGCCCACCGAGGTGAAGCACGACGCGAAGCTGCTGATCGTGTCCGCCACCGGCGACCCGCGCACCCCGCACACGGGTGCCGTCGCCCTGCACGGTCTGCTGCCGAGCTCCAAGCTGGTCACCCTCAGGGGCGCCAACCGGCATGCGGTCTACGGCGTCTACGAGAACGCCTGCGTCGACAACAAGGTCAACCGGTACCTGGCCACCGGCAAGCTGCCCGTCAATGACCGGACCTGCTCCAAGCAGGCCGGGTAG
- a CDS encoding CdaR family transcriptional regulator: MLRHILEALGPAPLHLLTARDGADVPVSGALIHEPRAPLPPMRNAMLFAVGVRPSSVEAAELLGQAALAGYTCLVIKRYGESAGRLVATAAEAGISLLAADEDIAWHHLDALVSSVLAETGRTVHGAGAPAVGDLFALANAIAAMVGGATTIEDPRQRILAYSTLPDQPIDEDRRQGILGLQVPELPANGALYREVHGTTLVQRFTDPIGLPRLAVSVHAGSELLGSIWVVDAGTLDHDAVQALSQAAATAALHLLAARTAADVARRQRADVLRRLLADPAAVNIVAPQLSLDPDVSVAVAAFVVVPCGGDGIATAQAAARLADLVSVYVEAHYGRHGCALIEGTVYALLPAGPAGQSYHGFVANIARRAMSALRIPVHAALGSHVAGLHLAARSRQDADVVLKVLAERPAEPGLPSVATIDEVRASATLLELTEDLSGNPRMTQGLGPAIQVYDREHATAYARTLLTYLNANSDIAAASRRLNVHPNTCRYRITRAEEIFRFSLADQDERLLLWIQLRIGDRFTAP, encoded by the coding sequence GTGCTCAGGCACATCCTCGAAGCGCTGGGACCGGCGCCGCTGCACCTTCTGACTGCGCGGGACGGAGCCGATGTACCGGTGTCCGGCGCACTGATCCACGAACCGCGCGCGCCGCTGCCCCCGATGCGCAACGCCATGCTCTTCGCTGTGGGCGTGCGGCCTTCGAGCGTCGAGGCAGCCGAGCTGCTCGGGCAGGCGGCGCTGGCCGGCTACACATGCTTGGTCATCAAGCGCTACGGCGAGTCGGCCGGCCGGCTGGTGGCCACCGCAGCGGAGGCAGGGATCTCGCTTCTGGCAGCGGACGAGGACATTGCCTGGCATCATCTTGATGCCCTGGTCTCCTCCGTCCTGGCGGAAACCGGGCGCACCGTTCATGGGGCCGGTGCGCCGGCCGTCGGGGACCTGTTCGCCCTGGCCAACGCGATCGCGGCCATGGTTGGCGGCGCGACGACCATCGAGGATCCGCGCCAGCGGATCCTGGCGTACTCCACTCTGCCCGACCAGCCGATCGATGAAGACCGACGGCAGGGCATTCTCGGCCTGCAGGTACCCGAACTCCCGGCGAACGGTGCGCTGTACCGCGAGGTGCACGGCACCACGCTGGTTCAGAGGTTCACCGACCCGATCGGCCTGCCCCGCCTTGCCGTCAGTGTGCACGCCGGGAGCGAACTGCTCGGGTCGATCTGGGTGGTCGACGCCGGCACTCTCGACCACGATGCCGTGCAGGCCCTCTCGCAGGCCGCGGCGACCGCGGCGTTGCACCTGCTGGCGGCGCGTACAGCCGCTGATGTCGCCCGCCGCCAGCGCGCCGATGTGCTCCGACGGCTGCTGGCCGACCCGGCTGCCGTCAACATCGTGGCGCCGCAGCTCAGCCTGGACCCGGACGTCTCCGTGGCCGTGGCCGCCTTCGTCGTTGTGCCCTGCGGCGGCGATGGCATCGCCACCGCGCAGGCGGCCGCTCGGCTGGCGGACCTCGTCAGCGTGTACGTCGAGGCGCACTACGGGCGGCACGGGTGCGCACTGATCGAAGGCACCGTCTACGCGCTGTTGCCGGCGGGGCCTGCCGGGCAGTCGTACCACGGCTTCGTGGCCAACATCGCCCGGCGGGCGATGTCCGCCCTTCGGATTCCCGTCCATGCCGCACTCGGTTCCCACGTCGCCGGACTGCACCTGGCGGCCCGCTCACGCCAGGATGCCGATGTGGTGCTGAAGGTCCTCGCCGAGCGGCCGGCAGAGCCTGGCCTGCCCTCCGTCGCCACGATCGACGAGGTCCGGGCGAGCGCGACCCTTCTGGAGCTGACCGAGGACCTTTCCGGCAATCCCCGGATGACGCAAGGGCTGGGACCTGCCATTCAGGTCTACGACCGCGAGCACGCCACGGCCTACGCCAGAACGCTGCTCACGTACCTGAACGCCAACAGTGACATCGCCGCCGCCTCCCGCCGGCTCAACGTGCATCCGAACACATGCCGATACCGGATCACGCGCGCCGAGGAGATCTTCCGCTTCAGCCTCGCCGACCAGGATGAGCGTCTCCTGCTCTGGATTCAGCTCCGCATCGGCGACCGGTTCACCGCACCATGA